From one Rattus rattus isolate New Zealand chromosome 15, Rrattus_CSIRO_v1, whole genome shotgun sequence genomic stretch:
- the Ctxn3 gene encoding cortexin-3, which yields MDGGQPVPSPLVPLGNGSDYSMSLEQKTTFVFVILLFIFLGILIVRCFRILLDPYRSMPTSTWADGLEGLEKGQFDHALA from the coding sequence ATGGATGGAGGACAGCCTGTCCCTTCACCCCTGGTACCCCTTGGGAACGGATCAGATTATAGCATGTCTCTGGAACAGAAAACaacatttgtttttgtgattCTGTTGTTCATCTTTTTGGGCATCCTCATTGTCAGGTGCTTCCGGATTCTTCTAGACCCATATCGGAGCATGCCAACCTCAACCTGGGCTGACGGGCTTGAAGGTCTAGAGAAAGGGCAGTTTGACCATGCCCTTGCTTAA